CGAGAGCGGCCGTACCCGCAGCGGCGAGATCAGCGCCGCGTTGAAGCAGTTCGAGCAGGTCGACGCGCCCGTCCTCGGTGCCGTGCTGGCACCCCGGATGCCGGCCTCGGCCGCCCCGGCGAAACCGGCACCGACCGTTGCGAAGCCGCGGCCCCGGCCGAGCCCCGGGCCCTCCGGGGGCGCCCCTTCGGTGGAGTCGACCATGGTGCTGCCCCGGATGAACCCGTCCCCCACGGGCGCCTCCGCCGGGTCGGCCAAGCCGGCCGGTCCGCCCAAGCCCACCGGTCAGGCCAAGCCGACGGGTCAGGCCAAGCCGACCGCCCCCGCCGGACCGGTGCCGGTGGCCGGCAGCGGTCACGGCCACGGCAGCACCTACCGGTCCCGCGGCGACGCCGGGTCCGTCGACGGCTCCGGCCGCAGCTACGCCCTCGACTCCGGCGAGGACCTGGGGTGAACCGACGGCAGATGCTCCGCGCCGCCCTCGTCCCGGCCGTCGTGATCGGCCTCGGCACGGCCTGCAGCGAGCCACAACCGGCCGGCAGCACCGACGTGGTCGACCCCGGCACGGCCGCCCCGACCAGCGCCAGCCCGACCCCGAGCCAGCCGGCGGCGCCGCTGACCGGCCTGCCGGTCGCCGCCGCGGCGGTCGCCGCCCGACCCGCGGTCGCGGTGCCGATCCGGGTCAGCCCGGCCACCACGCCGGCCGGGCTCGGCTCGGCGGACCTGGTCTACGCCGAGTTCGCCGAGTCCGACACGCTGCACCTGACCGCCGTCTTCCACTCGAAGGACGCGGCCAAGGTCGGGCCGGTCACCGAGATCCGCCCGGTCGACATCCGGTCACTCGGTGTGCTGCACCCGTTCGTCGGCTATGCCGGCGGGCCGACCGGGTTCCTCACCCAGTTCGAGAACTCCAAGCTCGCCGGGGTGACCCCCGCCGACGACGGTGACAAGGTGTTCGCCGGCGACCAGACGTCCACCGCGGCGCTGTGGAAGGCGGCCCCGAAGGGTGCGCAGCCGCCGCCGAGCGTGCTCGACTACGCGACCCCCGGCTCGGCGCTGGCCGGCCGGGACGTGACACCGGCCCAGGAGCTGACCATCAGCGTCCCCGGTGGTCCGCCGCAGGTCTGGCGGTACGACGCGGCCAAGTCGACCTGGGTCGGCAAGGTCGGCACCGCCACGGTCACCGCAGCCAGCGTGCTGGTCCTCACCATGGAATACAAGACGCTCGACGTGCGGAAGCCCTCGCCGCGCTCGCTGCCCTCGGCGAACGTCTTCGGCGAGGGGGCCGTGGTGGCGGTCTCCGGTCCGTCGGGTGCCAAGGGCAAGTGGCGCAAGCCCGGGCTCGACCTGGTCTGCAACATCACCGACCTCAACGGCGAACTGCTGCACCCGACGCCCGGCAACGCGTGGGTGTTCTACGTGCCGAGCAGCGCCAAGGTCACTCTCAGATGAGTACGGTCACCCCGAACCGCCCGGCCCGCGGCTCGGCGTCGGTCGTCGGCGTACCGGTCTCGCCGGTGGCCACGCCGGCGCCCGCCCGGCCGAAGTCCTGGTCGCTGCGGCTGCCCAAGGCCTGGCCGCTGACCGCGCTGTTCGTGCTCTACCCGGTGTGGTGGGCGCTCGGGGTGGCCTCCTTCGTCGTCGTCATCCTGGCCGTGCCGATGGCGGTGCAGCTCTACCGGCGCGGCCCGGTACGGGTCCCGCCGGGCTTCGGCATCTGGTTGGTGCTGCTGCTCTGGGTGCTGCTGTCGGTGGTGATGCTCGACCTCACCGCGCCGGACACGCTCCCGCCGGGCGGCGGCGGCCGGTACATCGGCTGGGCGATCCGGCTGGCGAACTACGTGGCGACGACCGTGGTCATGCTCTACGTGTTCAACCTGAGCGAGCGGGAACTGCCCCGGCGCCAGGTGATCCGCAACTTCGGCTTCATGGGCGTCGTCGTGGTGATCGGCGGCTGGGTGGGCTCGCTCTTCCCCACCGGGGGCTTCGTCGCGCCGCTGCGCTTCGTGCTGCCGCCCTCGATCGCCAGCCAACCCTTCGTCGCCTCGCTGATGGACGTCAAGTTCGCCCAGGTCCAGCAGGTGATCGTCGGCGAGGCGACTTCACCCCGGCCGTCGGCGCCCTTCGCGTACACCAACTCGTGGGGTGAGAACACCGCCGTCCTGCTGATCTGGCTGATCGTCGGCTGGGTGGTGCTGGGCGGCCCGGTGCGGCGGGTGCTCGGCATCGCGATCGCCCTGGCCGCGGTCTTCCCGATCGTCTACTCGCTCAACCGGGGCCTCTGGATCGGTCTCGGCATCTCCGCGGTCTACGTGGCGGTCCGGATGGCGTTGCGCGGCCGGATGGCGGTGCTCGGCGGGTTGGCCCTGGCGGTGGGGTTGATCGGCATCCTGATCATCGCCACTCCGCTCGGCAAGACCTTCGACGAGCGGCTGCAGAACGGCCACAGCGACGAGATCCGCACCACCCTCTCCGAGTCGGCCCTCACCGCCGCGAACCACTCGCCCGTGCTCGGGTACGGCGGCAACCGGGCGCTGATCGGCAGCAACCGCTCCATCGCGATCGGTAAGACCGACGACTGCAAGCAGTGCGGCAACCGGGAGCTGGGCAGCAACGGCCAGCTCTGGGCGTTGCTGGTCGGCCAGGGCTATGTCGGCGCGCTCTGCTACAACGGGTTCTTCCTCTACAGCCTCTGGCGCTACCGCCGCGACCACAGCGCGATCGGGATCGCCGGCAGCCTCGTGCTCGTCCTGATGCTCTTCTTCCAGTTCACCTATGGCGCAATGGAAGCCACCCTCGCCTACGGCCTGATCTCGGTCGCCCTGCTCGCCCGCAACGACCGGCTGCGCCGGGCCGTCGCGCCGGCGCCGCCGTTGGGCACCGTGGGCGGGCTACGGGCCCGACTCGAAGCAGCCGGTGACCGCTGATGGTGTTCCGTGTCCCTCCGGACGGCGACGGCCGCTCCGCGTACCTCGCCGACCTGGCCGGGCTGATCTGGCCTGCGCCCGCCGAAGCCACGCTGCGTCGGGGCGGGCGGGACGGCTGGGTGGTCGTACCGTCGGCGACCCGGCCACGGCTGCTCGTGCCGACCGGGTCGGGGCGGGCGGCGGCCAGCGCCGTCCGGCACTCGACCGAGGCGGTCGGCCGGAAGGCGAAGCTGGTCCGGCAGGGGCTGGCCACCGCGTTCCGGCTCGGGCTGGGCCCGCTGGTGTTCCGGGACCGGGTGGCGGTGACCGGCGGCGGGCTGGACGCGTACCTGGCCGAGGTGCTGGGCACGCCGACGCTGGTCAGCATGCACATCGGTCCGGCCCGGGCGAACCGCAAGCCGGTCCTGCAACTGCTCGGCCCGGACGGGCGGGCACTGGGCTACGCCAAGCTGGGCGTCGACCCGCTGACCCGGGCGCTGGTGGACGTGGAGGCCGCCGCGCTGCGCCGGCTGGCCGAACTGCCGCTGGGCCCGGTGACGGTGGCCGGGGTGCTGCACCACGGCGACTGGCACGGGCACGCGCTGCTGGTGCAGGAGGCGCTGCCGGTACGGCTGCCCCGGGCCGCCCCGGCCGCGGCCGAGGCGGCGGAGCGGGCGGCGATGGTGGCGGTGGCCGGCTGTCTCGGGGTACGGCACCGGTCGTACGCCGGAAGTTCGCACGCGGCCCGGCTGGCCGAGGAGATCGACGCGCTGGGCGGTCGGCCGGAGGCCGGGCGGCTGCAGACGGTGCTGAAGACCGTCGCGGACGCCGACCCGACGGTCGCCTTCGGTGCCTGGCACGGCGACTGGAACGGCGGCAACAGCGCGGTCCTCGCCGACGGCCGGGTGCTGGTCTGGGACTGGGAGCGGTTCACCGGTGACGTGCCGGCGGGTTACGACGCGCTGCACCGGGTGGTGCAGACCGCCATCGGCCACGACGGGGTGGAGCCGACGGACGCGGCGCGGGCCCTGATCGCCGGCGCGGCGGGCACGCTGGCCCCGTTCGGGCAGGACGGCCGGGACGCCGACCTGGTGGCCGTGCTCTACCTGGTGGAGCTGGCCACCCGCTATCTGCGGGACCGGCAGGCGGAGGCGGGTGCGCGACTGGGGCACGTCGACGCCTGGCTGCTGCCGGCCGTCGAGGAGCACCTGGCCCGTCGGGCCCGGTGAGAGTGAGGAGTGGGGACGTGACGGTGGCCAAGGAGCAGGCGCTCCGCGCGGTGAAGTCGATGAGCCGGACGGTCGGCCGGTTGACCGCCGGGAGCCGGATGACGCCCGGTTTCCTGATCGTGGGAGCGCAGCGCTGCGGCACCACGTCGCTGTTCAAGACGCTCTCCCAGCACCCGGGCGTGCTGCCGCCGGCCTACCACAAGGGCGTGCACTACTTCGACACCGACTACCACCGGGGGATGAACTGGTACCTCGGGCACTTCCCCACCACCGCGAAGGCGGAGGCGGTCCGGGCGCAGCTCGGCGTCCGGGGGATCACCGGGGAGTCGAGCCCGTTCTACATGTTCCACCCGCTGGCCGGTCAGCGGATCGCCGCGGACCTGCCCGGCGTACGGCTGCTGGTGCTGCTGCGCGACCCGGTGGAGCGGGCGTACTCGGCGCACTCGCACGAGCTGGCCCGGGGTTACGAGACCGAGTCGTCGTTCGAGCGGGCGCTGGAGCTGGAGGAGGAGCGGACGGCCGGTGAGCGGGAACGGATGACCGCCGACCCGAAATACCTGAGCCACCACCTGCAGCACAACGCGTACCTCGCCCGGGGGCGGTACATCGAGCAGCTGGAGCGGCTGGAGGCGCTGGTCGGCCGGGAGCGGCTGCACGTGATCGACAGCGACGACTTCTTCGCCGACCCGCGCCCGTCGTTCGA
The Micromonospora sp. R77 DNA segment above includes these coding regions:
- a CDS encoding sulfotransferase domain-containing protein — its product is MTVAKEQALRAVKSMSRTVGRLTAGSRMTPGFLIVGAQRCGTTSLFKTLSQHPGVLPPAYHKGVHYFDTDYHRGMNWYLGHFPTTAKAEAVRAQLGVRGITGESSPFYMFHPLAGQRIAADLPGVRLLVLLRDPVERAYSAHSHELARGYETESSFERALELEEERTAGERERMTADPKYLSHHLQHNAYLARGRYIEQLERLEALVGRERLHVIDSDDFFADPRPSFDAVCDFIGLPRWADISFGKHNSRSRSPMSAQLRARLEDHFAPYDERLASWWGRVPSWRR
- a CDS encoding DUF3048 domain-containing protein; this translates as MNRRQMLRAALVPAVVIGLGTACSEPQPAGSTDVVDPGTAAPTSASPTPSQPAAPLTGLPVAAAAVAARPAVAVPIRVSPATTPAGLGSADLVYAEFAESDTLHLTAVFHSKDAAKVGPVTEIRPVDIRSLGVLHPFVGYAGGPTGFLTQFENSKLAGVTPADDGDKVFAGDQTSTAALWKAAPKGAQPPPSVLDYATPGSALAGRDVTPAQELTISVPGGPPQVWRYDAAKSTWVGKVGTATVTAASVLVLTMEYKTLDVRKPSPRSLPSANVFGEGAVVAVSGPSGAKGKWRKPGLDLVCNITDLNGELLHPTPGNAWVFYVPSSAKVTLR
- a CDS encoding O-antigen ligase; this encodes MSTVTPNRPARGSASVVGVPVSPVATPAPARPKSWSLRLPKAWPLTALFVLYPVWWALGVASFVVVILAVPMAVQLYRRGPVRVPPGFGIWLVLLLWVLLSVVMLDLTAPDTLPPGGGGRYIGWAIRLANYVATTVVMLYVFNLSERELPRRQVIRNFGFMGVVVVIGGWVGSLFPTGGFVAPLRFVLPPSIASQPFVASLMDVKFAQVQQVIVGEATSPRPSAPFAYTNSWGENTAVLLIWLIVGWVVLGGPVRRVLGIAIALAAVFPIVYSLNRGLWIGLGISAVYVAVRMALRGRMAVLGGLALAVGLIGILIIATPLGKTFDERLQNGHSDEIRTTLSESALTAANHSPVLGYGGNRALIGSNRSIAIGKTDDCKQCGNRELGSNGQLWALLVGQGYVGALCYNGFFLYSLWRYRRDHSAIGIAGSLVLVLMLFFQFTYGAMEATLAYGLISVALLARNDRLRRAVAPAPPLGTVGGLRARLEAAGDR